From Staphylothermus hellenicus DSM 12710, a single genomic window includes:
- a CDS encoding 50S ribosomal protein L23 produces the protein MSMDEARLYKIIIRPVHSEKALNLIDKENTLTFIVDRKASKKDIKNAVELVFGVKVLKVRTLITSRGEKKAYVKLAPEHRASEIASQLGLI, from the coding sequence ATGAGCATGGATGAAGCAAGACTATATAAAATCATTATTAGACCAGTACATTCTGAGAAAGCATTGAATCTTATCGATAAAGAAAACACATTAACATTTATTGTCGATAGAAAAGCGTCTAAGAAGGATATTAAAAACGCTGTTGAACTAGTATTTGGAGTGAAGGTATTAAAAGTCAGAACCCTCATAACAAGTAGAGGAGAAAAGAAAGCATATGTAAAGCTAGCTCCAGAACATCGTGCAAGCGAAATTGCTTCACAGCTAGGATTAATCTAG
- a CDS encoding 50S ribosomal protein L2 produces MGKRILPQRMGRGTPTFRSPSHRRVGPAKYPPLKLDKTMKGKIIDLVHDPGRWAPLAKIALEDGTTFLTPAVEGMYVGQIIEIGPDAHISNGNILPIGKIPEGTQIANIEKRPGDGGKFVRSSGTYALIVGRAGAKTQVQLPSGKIIEVPNNARATIGVIAGGGRPEKPLLKAGNAYHKWKVKAKKWPKVRGVAMNAVSHPHGGGSHQHVGKPSTVARETSPGRKVGHIAARRTGRRKG; encoded by the coding sequence ATGGGTAAAAGAATACTTCCACAAAGAATGGGTAGGGGCACACCAACATTTAGAAGCCCAAGCCATAGAAGAGTTGGGCCAGCAAAATATCCACCTCTAAAACTAGATAAAACCATGAAGGGAAAAATAATTGATCTAGTACATGATCCTGGAAGATGGGCTCCACTAGCCAAAATAGCACTAGAGGATGGAACAACATTCTTAACACCGGCTGTCGAGGGAATGTATGTTGGGCAAATAATAGAAATAGGACCAGACGCGCATATATCCAATGGGAATATTTTACCGATCGGGAAAATACCTGAAGGAACACAAATTGCCAACATTGAGAAAAGACCTGGTGATGGAGGCAAATTCGTTAGATCATCAGGAACATATGCATTAATAGTTGGGAGAGCGGGGGCAAAGACACAAGTTCAACTACCCAGCGGCAAGATAATAGAAGTTCCAAACAATGCAAGGGCAACAATAGGGGTAATTGCTGGAGGAGGCAGACCTGAGAAACCATTATTAAAAGCCGGGAATGCTTATCATAAATGGAAGGTTAAAGCGAAGAAATGGCCTAAGGTTAGAGGAGTAGCCATGAATGCTGTAAGCCATCCACATGGTGGAGGCAGTCATCAACACGTGGGTAAGCCGTCAACAGTTGCTAGGGAGACATCTCCTGGTAGAAAAGTTGGCCATATTGCTGCTAGAAGGACTGGTAGACGCAAAGGTTAG
- the rpl4p gene encoding 50S ribosomal protein L4 translates to MPWSILIPFKLEKLETHVFSSAGEKVEEIILPTIFSLPVRKDLIRRAFLAAFTSMLQPKGRDPLAGKRTTARSWGVGRGLARVPRLPNSRAAFISFARGGHAAFPPRPDERIHERINKREKAYAVASAIAATAKVELVRERGHIFQQDKLPVVLLDDVEEKISKAREAKELLVKLGLWSDIVRSYERIRIRAGRGKMRGRRYVEPRSILFVVTSYNKPFAKAVRNFPGVDVATPNNLGILHLAPGGVPGRLTVFTRSALEDISSKYEVRTL, encoded by the coding sequence ATGCCTTGGAGCATACTTATCCCATTCAAGCTTGAAAAACTAGAAACACACGTATTTAGCTCTGCTGGTGAAAAGGTAGAAGAGATTATTTTACCAACAATATTTAGTTTACCTGTTAGAAAAGACTTGATCCGAAGAGCTTTTCTCGCAGCATTTACATCAATGCTTCAGCCAAAAGGCAGAGACCCATTAGCTGGTAAGAGAACAACTGCTAGAAGTTGGGGTGTTGGTAGGGGATTAGCCAGAGTGCCAAGGCTGCCCAATAGTAGAGCAGCCTTCATATCTTTTGCCAGAGGCGGACATGCAGCATTCCCGCCTAGGCCAGATGAAAGAATACATGAGAGAATAAATAAACGTGAAAAAGCATATGCTGTAGCATCAGCGATTGCAGCTACTGCTAAAGTAGAGCTTGTTAGAGAGCGTGGACACATATTTCAACAAGATAAACTGCCAGTTGTGCTTCTAGATGATGTTGAGGAGAAGATTAGTAAGGCTAGAGAAGCTAAAGAGCTTCTAGTAAAGCTTGGCTTATGGAGCGATATTGTTAGAAGCTATGAGAGAATAAGAATTCGTGCAGGCAGGGGTAAGATGCGTGGTAGAAGATATGTTGAGCCAAGAAGCATATTATTCGTTGTAACAAGCTATAATAAACCATTTGCTAAAGCCGTCAGAAACTTTCCAGGAGTAGATGTTGCCACACCTAATAATTTAGGCATACTGCATCTAGCGCCGGGAGGGGTTCCTGGTAGATTAACAGTCTTTACCCGTTCTGCCCTCGAAGATATTAGTAGTAAATATGAGGTGCGCACATTATGA
- a CDS encoding 50S ribosomal protein L3 yields MGHRKHSAPRHGSLGVRPRKRAAKIVPRIRSWPTQSWFDLLVEKLGDEATDKGISPKPVLLGYAAYKAGMSHAIIIDDRPHTFTSGKEIAVPVTILDAPPILILGIRGYKIHPMHGLLSFGEVWRSPVEALKEVYEKIYSDNPFVNLGIKDVVRKYLKGLRKVNPGLVKPDPNNEYGFKFLENNWEEKLQRLKAADLADIRVIASTIPVLSGIGKKKPEIIEIKVGGGTLNDRIAYAEKLLGNYITVDQVFREGQFIDIIGVTKGKGFQGVIKRFGVKELPRWHKHRKGSRKIGSRSPGFGTMSETPQPGQTGFHRRTEYNKRIIKIGVNGWEITPKGGFLGYGIVYGPYIMVYGSTIGPRKRLLVLRHPIRPPLWYPLEAPQLIYYSHESKQGV; encoded by the coding sequence ATGGGGCATAGAAAACATAGCGCGCCGCGACATGGCAGTTTAGGGGTTAGACCTAGGAAACGAGCCGCTAAAATAGTGCCTAGAATAAGAAGTTGGCCTACGCAGTCATGGTTTGATTTACTAGTTGAGAAACTAGGAGATGAAGCAACAGATAAGGGGATCAGTCCTAAACCAGTACTTCTAGGATACGCTGCTTATAAGGCTGGAATGAGCCATGCAATAATAATTGATGATAGACCCCACACATTTACTTCCGGTAAAGAAATAGCTGTTCCTGTGACAATACTTGATGCTCCCCCAATACTGATCCTTGGGATACGGGGATACAAGATCCATCCAATGCACGGCCTTTTATCATTCGGTGAAGTATGGAGAAGCCCTGTAGAGGCATTAAAAGAAGTATATGAGAAAATCTACAGTGATAACCCCTTCGTTAATCTTGGAATAAAAGATGTTGTGAGAAAATACCTGAAAGGATTAAGAAAGGTGAATCCAGGACTAGTAAAGCCTGATCCAAATAATGAGTATGGATTTAAATTCTTAGAGAATAACTGGGAAGAAAAACTACAACGACTAAAAGCAGCTGATCTAGCAGATATTAGAGTAATTGCATCAACAATACCAGTATTATCCGGTATAGGTAAGAAGAAACCCGAGATAATCGAGATAAAAGTGGGTGGTGGAACACTAAACGATAGGATAGCCTATGCTGAAAAACTCCTAGGCAACTATATAACTGTAGACCAGGTATTCAGAGAGGGTCAATTCATAGATATAATAGGTGTTACGAAAGGCAAGGGGTTCCAGGGAGTAATAAAGAGATTCGGGGTCAAAGAGCTTCCACGCTGGCATAAACATAGGAAGGGTAGTAGAAAAATTGGTTCAAGAAGCCCTGGCTTCGGAACTATGAGCGAAACACCTCAACCAGGACAAACAGGTTTTCATAGGAGAACAGAGTATAATAAGAGGATTATAAAAATAGGTGTTAATGGATGGGAAATAACGCCTAAAGGAGGCTTCCTAGGATACGGCATAGTTTATGGACCATACATAATGGTTTATGGAAGCACTATTGGGCCTAGAAAGAGATTATTAGTGCTAAGACATCCTATTAGACCCCCCTTATGGTATCCTCTAGAAGCTCCACAATTAATCTATTATAGTCATGAAAGCAAACAAGGAGTCTAA